One part of the Pannonibacter sp. XCT-53 genome encodes these proteins:
- a CDS encoding anthranilate synthase component I — protein MPASAQQIFKTAGGVTITRGARPSDYAAGTSAWIDRLDAERGAVLSSSYEYPGRYTRWDMALVNPPLVLEAADRSISIRALNARGRILMPAVTRVLKAHADVASLTESDGRIDLVVKTPDGPFREEDRSRQPSTFSVVRALKELFACDDDQLGLYGAFGYDLAFQFEPIELKLKRPDDQRDVVLFLPDEILIVDHHAKRAYVLEYDFEVDGQTTRGLPRDGEKQHYQPANEDPGRGDHEPGEYAKIVDRAKEYFKRGDLFETVPGQTFYEPCANPPSAVSRRLQQINPSPYSFFFNLGNREYLVGASPEMYVRVTGGRRVETCPISGTIRRGKNAIEDEAQIRKLLNSAKDEAELTMCSDVDRNDKSRVCVPGSVKVIGRRQIEMYSRLIHTVDHIEGILREDMDALDAFLSHAWAVTVTGAPKRWAMEFIEANEKSPRAWYGGAIGAVLFNGDMNTGLTLRTVRIKDGVAQIRAGATLLYDSVPEEEEAETELKAEAMRAAVREAGLAVKAAETVKAEKPGKGLKILLVDHEDSFVHTLANYFRQTGADVVTYRTPVADHVFHDVNPDLVVLSPGPGSPKDFDCASTIGRARARALPIFGVCLGLQALAEGLGGELGQLDVPMHGKPSPVSILGNSLLFAGLKSPVIVGRYHSLYAKKDKLPKEFRITAETEDGVIMAIEHELEPIAAVQFHPESIMSLDQDGGHKIIENVVTRLVKTRKA, from the coding sequence ATGCCGGCATCGGCTCAGCAGATCTTCAAGACCGCAGGCGGGGTGACCATCACCCGCGGCGCCCGTCCGTCCGACTATGCCGCCGGGACCTCGGCCTGGATCGACCGGCTCGACGCCGAGCGCGGCGCCGTTCTCTCCTCGTCCTATGAATATCCGGGCCGCTACACGCGCTGGGACATGGCGCTGGTCAATCCGCCGCTGGTTCTGGAAGCTGCCGACCGGTCGATCTCGATCCGGGCGCTCAACGCGCGCGGCCGCATCCTGATGCCCGCCGTGACCCGCGTCCTGAAGGCCCATGCGGATGTTGCCTCCCTTACGGAAAGCGACGGCCGCATCGATCTCGTCGTCAAGACCCCGGACGGGCCGTTCCGCGAGGAAGACCGCTCGCGCCAGCCCTCCACCTTCTCGGTCGTGCGGGCGCTGAAGGAGCTGTTTGCCTGCGACGACGACCAGCTCGGCCTCTACGGCGCCTTCGGCTACGATCTTGCCTTCCAGTTCGAGCCGATCGAGCTGAAGCTGAAGCGGCCGGACGACCAGCGCGACGTGGTGCTGTTCCTGCCCGACGAGATCCTGATCGTCGACCATCACGCCAAGCGCGCCTATGTGCTGGAGTATGACTTCGAGGTCGACGGCCAGACGACCCGCGGCCTGCCGCGCGACGGCGAGAAGCAGCATTACCAGCCGGCCAACGAGGATCCGGGCCGCGGCGACCATGAGCCGGGCGAGTATGCGAAGATCGTCGACCGGGCAAAGGAGTACTTCAAGCGCGGCGACCTCTTCGAGACGGTACCGGGCCAGACCTTCTACGAGCCCTGCGCCAACCCGCCGTCGGCGGTCTCGCGCCGGCTGCAGCAAATCAACCCGTCGCCCTATTCCTTCTTCTTCAATCTCGGCAACCGGGAATATCTCGTTGGCGCGTCACCGGAAATGTATGTCCGCGTCACGGGGGGCCGGCGCGTCGAGACCTGCCCCATCTCCGGCACCATCCGGCGCGGCAAGAACGCCATCGAGGACGAGGCGCAGATCCGCAAGCTCCTGAACTCGGCCAAGGACGAGGCCGAACTGACCATGTGCTCGGACGTCGACCGCAACGACAAGAGCCGCGTCTGCGTGCCCGGCTCGGTCAAGGTGATCGGCCGCCGCCAGATCGAGATGTACTCCCGCCTCATCCACACCGTGGACCACATCGAGGGCATCCTGCGCGAGGACATGGATGCGCTCGACGCCTTCCTGTCGCATGCCTGGGCCGTCACCGTTACCGGCGCGCCGAAGCGGTGGGCGATGGAGTTCATCGAGGCCAACGAGAAGAGCCCGCGCGCCTGGTATGGCGGGGCCATCGGCGCGGTCCTGTTCAACGGCGACATGAACACCGGCCTGACGCTGCGCACCGTGCGCATCAAGGACGGTGTCGCCCAGATCCGCGCCGGCGCGACGCTGCTCTATGACAGCGTGCCGGAAGAGGAAGAGGCCGAGACCGAGCTGAAGGCTGAAGCCATGCGCGCGGCCGTCCGCGAGGCCGGCCTTGCCGTCAAGGCGGCCGAGACGGTGAAGGCCGAGAAGCCCGGCAAGGGCCTGAAGATCCTGCTCGTCGACCACGAGGACAGTTTCGTCCACACGCTGGCGAACTACTTCCGCCAGACCGGGGCCGATGTCGTCACCTACCGCACGCCGGTGGCCGACCACGTCTTCCACGACGTCAATCCGGATCTGGTGGTGCTGTCGCCGGGACCGGGCAGCCCGAAGGACTTCGATTGCGCGTCCACCATCGGCCGGGCGCGGGCGCGGGCGCTGCCGATCTTCGGCGTCTGCCTCGGGCTGCAGGCGCTGGCCGAGGGACTGGGCGGGGAACTGGGCCAGCTCGACGTGCCGATGCACGGCAAGCCGTCGCCGGTCTCGATCCTCGGCAACTCGCTGCTGTTCGCGGGCCTGAAGTCGCCGGTGATCGTCGGCCGCTACCACTCGCTCTATGCGAAGAAGGACAAGCTGCCGAAGGAGTTCCGCATCACGGCGGAAACCGAGGATGGCGTCATCATGGCCATCGAGCACGAGCTGGAGCCGATCGCGGCCGTGCAGTTCCATCCCGAGAGCATCATGTCGCTCGATCAGGATGGCGGGCACAAGATCATCGAGAACGTGGTCACGCGGCTGGTGAAGACGCGCAAGGCCTGA
- a CDS encoding metal-dependent hydrolase, whose translation MDSLSQFVLGAAVSALVLGPKVGARKAALVGGVLGTLPDLDVLIPFADPVDSFVYHRGWTHSLFVHALAAPILGEALVRLFKGLREARVLAMAAVFLCLSTHALLDAMTIYGTRLFWPVFPDPVGVGSIFIVDPLYTLPLLAVTVWALLRSGWSRALGRGVAVALALSTAYLGWGVVIQSQMEARAREVFAAKGIEPEQVLAIAGPFNTVMWKVIALEDEAYHNVYLSLLDGPDPVPVYTHPRRPDLAACVAGSDAYAKLAWFSRGFLKAEERDGRLVVSDLRMGMTPDYVFQFALADLRDGAAAGIPAERDLSHRRMGEGDGGWLWARITGRPADRLAEMTGAPLPSGGPLLCAAPLAGGTPG comes from the coding sequence ATGGATTCCCTGTCGCAGTTTGTACTCGGCGCCGCCGTCTCCGCCCTTGTCCTTGGTCCGAAGGTTGGCGCGCGCAAGGCTGCGCTGGTCGGCGGTGTGCTCGGCACGCTCCCGGACCTGGATGTCCTTATTCCCTTTGCCGACCCGGTGGACAGCTTCGTCTATCACCGTGGCTGGACCCATTCGCTGTTTGTCCATGCCCTCGCGGCCCCGATCCTCGGCGAGGCGCTGGTGCGCCTGTTCAAGGGCTTGCGCGAGGCGCGCGTGCTAGCCATGGCGGCCGTGTTCCTGTGCCTCTCGACCCATGCGCTGCTCGATGCGATGACGATCTACGGCACGCGCCTGTTCTGGCCGGTCTTCCCCGATCCCGTCGGCGTCGGCTCGATCTTCATTGTCGATCCGCTCTACACGCTGCCGCTGCTGGCCGTCACCGTGTGGGCACTCCTGCGCTCCGGCTGGAGCCGGGCGCTGGGCCGGGGTGTCGCGGTGGCCCTGGCGCTCAGCACGGCCTATCTCGGCTGGGGCGTCGTGATCCAGTCGCAGATGGAGGCGCGGGCACGTGAGGTCTTTGCCGCGAAAGGGATCGAGCCCGAGCAAGTGCTGGCGATTGCCGGTCCCTTCAACACGGTGATGTGGAAGGTCATCGCCCTGGAGGACGAGGCCTATCACAACGTCTACCTGTCGCTGCTCGACGGCCCGGACCCGGTGCCGGTCTACACGCATCCCCGCCGTCCGGACCTTGCGGCCTGCGTTGCCGGCAGCGATGCCTATGCCAAACTCGCGTGGTTCAGCCGTGGTTTCCTGAAAGCCGAAGAGCGTGACGGGCGTCTGGTCGTCTCGGACCTGCGCATGGGCATGACCCCGGACTATGTGTTCCAGTTTGCCCTGGCTGACCTCCGCGACGGCGCGGCAGCCGGCATCCCGGCCGAGCGCGATCTCAGCCACCGGCGCATGGGCGAGGGTGACGGCGGCTGGCTCTGGGCCCGCATCACCGGCCGCCCGGCCGACCGGCTGGCCGAGATGACCGGGGCGCCGCTCCCGTCGGGCGGGCCGCTGCTGTGCGCGGCCCCCCTCGCCGGGGGCACCCCGGGCTGA
- a CDS encoding winged helix-turn-helix transcriptional regulator: MVLKVRKNRTPHPPGNCPLSHCMAILGGAWTPNIIWYLSSGPRRFSELRGDIPPISAKVLTDRLRQLEAQGIVSRAVVPSSPPSVEYALTDLGAELIPAIEAIADVSKKLRMRQPGYDPAACAAGSGRPVRGRARRSADASGGESRPQPAPDTPTVPDTPTVPEPLTA, encoded by the coding sequence ATGGTTCTGAAGGTTCGCAAGAACAGGACGCCGCATCCGCCGGGCAATTGCCCGCTGAGCCACTGCATGGCCATCCTCGGAGGCGCCTGGACGCCCAACATTATCTGGTATCTGTCGAGCGGGCCCCGCCGCTTCAGCGAGCTGCGCGGCGACATCCCGCCGATCTCCGCCAAGGTCCTGACGGACCGGCTGCGCCAGCTCGAGGCGCAGGGCATCGTGTCCCGCGCCGTGGTTCCCTCGTCGCCGCCCTCGGTGGAATACGCGTTGACCGACCTGGGGGCGGAACTGATCCCGGCGATCGAGGCCATTGCGGACGTGTCCAAGAAGCTCCGGATGCGCCAGCCCGGATATGACCCGGCCGCCTGTGCCGCCGGGTCCGGTCGGCCGGTGCGGGGCAGGGCCCGGCGGTCTGCGGACGCGTCCGGAGGCGAGTCCCGGCCTCAGCCGGCGCCCGACACGCCGACTGTGCCCGACACCCCGACTGTGCCCGAGCCCCTGACCGCCTGA
- the gstA gene encoding glutathione transferase GstA yields MKLYFSPGACSLATHIVLRELGLGFDTERVDTKTKVTASGANFYDVNPDGYVPALQLGNGEVLTEGAAILQYLADQHPQANLAPAPGTWERTQLHRQLNFIAAELHKSFSPLFRGAEGEARKAAIDTLGVKFAHFDRLFADGRPYVLGDTFSVADAYLFTVLGWTRFVQVDLSAWPVLVAYMERIAARKAVQDALVAEGLVAA; encoded by the coding sequence ATGAAGCTTTACTTCTCCCCCGGCGCCTGCTCGCTTGCCACGCATATCGTCCTGCGCGAACTGGGCCTCGGCTTCGACACCGAACGCGTCGACACCAAGACCAAGGTGACCGCGTCGGGCGCCAATTTCTACGACGTCAACCCCGATGGGTATGTTCCGGCGCTGCAGCTCGGCAATGGCGAGGTCCTGACCGAAGGCGCTGCCATCCTGCAGTATCTGGCGGACCAGCATCCGCAGGCGAACCTGGCGCCGGCTCCGGGCACCTGGGAGCGTACCCAGCTGCACCGCCAGCTGAATTTCATCGCCGCCGAGCTGCACAAGTCCTTCTCGCCGCTGTTCCGCGGTGCGGAAGGCGAGGCCCGCAAGGCGGCCATCGACACGCTGGGTGTGAAGTTCGCCCATTTCGACCGCCTGTTCGCCGATGGCCGCCCCTACGTTCTGGGGGACACGTTCTCGGTCGCCGATGCCTACCTCTTCACCGTTCTGGGCTGGACCCGTTTCGTCCAGGTGGACCTGTCGGCCTGGCCGGTGCTGGTCGCCTACATGGAGCGCATTGCCGCGCGCAAGGCGGTGCAGGACGCCCTGGTGGCCGAAGGCCTCGTCGCCGCCTGA
- a CDS encoding trypsin-like serine peptidase has translation MGISLDQIGDPLALEAAERLRSRLPALARAQHYARRGLVPPTESPARIDRFREATARSLPSERAILAEAVLAPLGDRPDATADTAARPGAARPGARRPAARETVPGETATGASVAVATGTTGLEALIGASDLLSIEFLEAGLLAARAVARIQIPGTGLFGTGFLVGDGLFLTNHHVFPVPALAAAAEIAFGYEDQIFGAPVAPATFVADPSAFFLTDPAFDYTLVALSSHSDTGLPVGAFGWHPLLEDGKILEGHPVAIIQHPQGRPKTIALHNSHFLIVDDGSLDDRFCWYSGDTERGSSGAPVFSRDWQVVALHHKAVPRTNRRNEILDRFGKTMSRARYEASPELVDHIANEGIRASRLRQALAAATCPDAGQAARRDALIALWSGPQARSLRARFA, from the coding sequence ATGGGCATCTCGCTGGACCAGATCGGGGATCCGCTCGCCCTGGAGGCCGCCGAGCGGCTGCGGAGCCGACTGCCGGCCTTGGCTCGCGCCCAGCACTATGCCCGGCGCGGCCTCGTGCCGCCGACCGAATCCCCCGCCCGGATCGACCGGTTCCGGGAGGCCACCGCGCGCAGCCTCCCGTCGGAGCGGGCAATCCTCGCGGAGGCCGTCCTCGCCCCCCTCGGCGACAGGCCCGATGCGACAGCCGACACGGCCGCCAGACCGGGTGCCGCCAGACCGGGTGCCCGCAGACCGGCTGCGAGAGAGACGGTCCCTGGAGAGACGGCGACAGGAGCGAGCGTGGCCGTCGCCACCGGGACAACGGGACTGGAAGCCCTCATCGGGGCCAGCGACCTGCTGTCGATCGAGTTTCTCGAAGCCGGGCTGCTCGCCGCGCGGGCGGTGGCGAGGATCCAGATCCCGGGAACCGGCCTGTTCGGCACCGGCTTCCTGGTCGGCGATGGCCTGTTCCTCACCAACCACCACGTGTTTCCGGTCCCGGCGCTGGCGGCTGCGGCCGAGATCGCCTTCGGCTACGAGGACCAGATCTTCGGCGCGCCGGTCGCGCCCGCCACGTTCGTCGCCGATCCGAGCGCGTTCTTTCTCACCGACCCGGCGTTCGACTACACGCTTGTCGCCCTGTCGAGCCACAGCGACACCGGACTGCCTGTCGGCGCCTTCGGGTGGCACCCGCTCCTGGAGGACGGCAAGATCCTCGAGGGCCATCCTGTCGCGATCATCCAGCATCCGCAGGGCCGGCCGAAAACCATCGCCCTGCACAACAGCCACTTCCTGATCGTCGATGACGGATCGCTGGACGACCGGTTCTGCTGGTATTCCGGCGACACGGAGCGCGGCAGCTCCGGTGCCCCCGTGTTCAGCCGCGACTGGCAGGTCGTGGCCCTGCACCACAAGGCGGTTCCGAGGACCAACCGGCGCAACGAGATCCTCGACCGGTTCGGCAAGACCATGAGCAGGGCCCGCTACGAGGCCAGCCCGGAGCTGGTCGACCACATCGCCAACGAAGGGATCCGCGCATCCCGGCTGCGCCAGGCGCTGGCAGCGGCCACCTGCCCCGATGCAGGGCAAGCGGCGCGGCGCGATGCCCTGATCGCCCTATGGAGCGGGCCGCAGGCGCGGTCCCTGCGCGCCCGCTTTGCCTGA
- the ilvD gene encoding dihydroxy-acid dehydratase — protein MPPYRSRTTTHGRNMAGARGLWRATGMKDEDFGKPIIAVVNSFTQFVPGHVHLKDLGQLVAREIEKAGGVAKEFNTIAVDDGIAMGHDGMLYSLPSREIISDSVEYMVNAHCADAMVCISNCDKITPGMLSAAMRLNIPAVFVSGGPMEAGKVVLQGRKVALDLVDAMVAAADDKVSDAEVAEIEKAACPTCGSCSGMFTANSMNCLTEALGLSLPGNGSTLATHSDRKRLFVEAGHLIVDLARRYYEQNDESVLPRSIASKAAFENAIALDIAMGGSTNTVLHILAAAHEGGIDFTMDDIDRMSRKVPCLSKVAPAKSDVHMEDVHRAGGIMRILGELDRGGLIHRDCPTVHTATIGEAIDRWDITRTSSESVREFFRAAPGGVRTTQAFSQSSRWDELDTDGETGVIRSVEHPFSKDGGLAVLKGNIALDGCIVKTAGVDESILKFTGPAVVYESQDAAVRGILGNEVKAGDVVVIRYEGPKGGPGMQEMLYPTSYLKSKGLGKACALVTDGRFSGGTSGLSIGHASPEAAQGGAIGLVRQGDMIEIDIPNRTINLMVSDEELARRRAEQDKLGWQPAEFRKRNVTTALKAYAAFASSADKGAVRMLPE, from the coding sequence ATGCCCCCGTATCGTTCCAGAACCACCACCCATGGCCGCAACATGGCCGGCGCGCGCGGCCTTTGGCGCGCCACCGGCATGAAGGACGAGGACTTCGGCAAGCCGATCATCGCCGTGGTCAACTCCTTCACCCAGTTCGTGCCCGGTCACGTGCACCTGAAGGATCTCGGCCAGCTGGTGGCCCGCGAGATCGAGAAGGCCGGCGGTGTGGCCAAGGAATTCAACACCATCGCGGTGGATGACGGCATCGCCATGGGTCACGACGGCATGCTCTATTCGCTGCCCTCGCGCGAGATCATCTCCGACTCGGTCGAGTACATGGTCAACGCGCATTGCGCCGACGCCATGGTCTGCATCTCCAACTGCGACAAGATCACCCCGGGCATGCTGAGCGCCGCCATGCGCCTGAACATTCCGGCCGTGTTCGTCTCCGGTGGCCCGATGGAAGCCGGCAAGGTGGTCCTGCAGGGCCGCAAGGTCGCCCTCGATCTGGTCGACGCCATGGTGGCGGCCGCCGACGACAAGGTGTCCGATGCCGAAGTGGCCGAAATCGAAAAGGCTGCCTGTCCGACCTGCGGCTCCTGCTCGGGCATGTTCACGGCCAACTCGATGAACTGCCTCACCGAGGCGCTCGGCCTGTCGCTGCCGGGCAACGGCTCGACGCTGGCCACCCACTCGGACCGCAAGCGCCTGTTCGTCGAGGCCGGTCACCTGATCGTCGATCTCGCCCGCCGCTACTACGAGCAGAACGACGAGAGCGTGCTGCCGCGCAGCATCGCCTCCAAGGCAGCCTTCGAGAACGCGATTGCCCTCGACATCGCCATGGGCGGTTCGACCAACACGGTGCTGCACATCCTGGCCGCGGCCCACGAGGGCGGCATCGACTTCACCATGGACGACATCGACCGCATGTCGCGCAAGGTGCCTTGCCTGTCGAAGGTCGCGCCCGCCAAGAGCGACGTGCACATGGAAGACGTGCACCGCGCCGGCGGCATCATGCGCATCCTGGGCGAGCTGGATCGCGGCGGCCTGATCCACCGCGACTGCCCGACCGTGCACACGGCAACCATCGGCGAGGCGATCGACCGCTGGGACATCACCCGCACCAGTTCGGAGAGCGTGCGCGAGTTCTTCCGCGCAGCCCCCGGCGGCGTCCGCACCACCCAGGCCTTCTCGCAGTCCTCGCGCTGGGACGAGCTGGACACCGACGGCGAGACCGGGGTCATCCGCTCGGTCGAGCACCCCTTCTCCAAGGACGGCGGTCTGGCCGTGCTGAAGGGCAACATCGCGCTGGACGGCTGCATCGTGAAGACCGCCGGCGTCGATGAATCGATCCTCAAGTTCACCGGCCCGGCCGTCGTCTACGAAAGCCAGGACGCCGCCGTGCGCGGCATCCTCGGCAACGAGGTCAAGGCAGGCGACGTGGTGGTCATCCGCTACGAAGGCCCGAAGGGCGGCCCGGGCATGCAGGAAATGCTCTATCCGACCAGCTACCTGAAGTCGAAGGGGCTCGGAAAGGCCTGCGCCCTGGTCACCGATGGCCGGTTCTCCGGCGGCACCTCGGGCCTGTCCATCGGCCACGCCTCGCCGGAAGCGGCCCAGGGCGGCGCCATCGGCCTGGTGCGCCAGGGCGACATGATCGAGATCGACATCCCGAACCGCACCATCAACCTCATGGTGTCGGACGAGGAGCTGGCCAGGCGGCGCGCCGAGCAGGACAAGCTGGGCTGGCAGCCGGCCGAGTTCCGCAAGCGCAACGTCACGACCGCGCTGAAGGCCTATGCCGCCTTTGCCTCGTCCGCGGACAAGGGCGCGGTGCGGATGCTTCCCGAGTAA
- the rocF gene encoding arginase — translation MHQIALLGAPIEEGTGRRGCVMGPAAYRTAGLREELEALGFDVADLGDAQPDPALDVPEHDPKLKHLRKVAGWTRSLARHAETLAMGPQLPIYMGGDHALALGTLAGHAAAAARIGRPLFVLWLDAHSDFNTFESTVSGNLHGTPLAFACGLPGFDVVMGEPLRHRLDPANLCLLGLRSVDPPERQMIKDLGVTAHDMRAIDETGIARLLAPFLERCAAANGLLHVSLDVDFIDPDIAPAVGTTVPGGVTFREAHLVMEMLHDSGLVTSLDLVELNPFLDDRGRTARLMVDLTASLFGRRIMDRPTRSF, via the coding sequence TTGCACCAGATCGCCCTGCTCGGCGCCCCCATCGAAGAAGGGACCGGCCGTCGCGGCTGTGTCATGGGACCGGCCGCCTATCGCACCGCAGGCCTCAGGGAGGAACTCGAGGCGCTGGGGTTCGATGTGGCGGACCTCGGTGACGCCCAGCCGGATCCGGCCCTCGACGTGCCGGAGCACGACCCGAAGCTGAAGCACCTGCGCAAGGTCGCCGGCTGGACCCGCAGCCTGGCCCGGCATGCGGAAACGCTCGCCATGGGACCGCAGCTGCCGATCTACATGGGCGGCGACCATGCGCTGGCGCTCGGGACGCTGGCCGGCCACGCCGCCGCAGCCGCCCGAATCGGCCGGCCGCTGTTCGTGCTGTGGCTTGACGCCCATTCCGACTTCAACACCTTCGAGAGCACCGTCAGCGGCAACCTGCACGGCACGCCGCTGGCATTCGCCTGCGGTCTGCCCGGCTTCGACGTGGTCATGGGCGAACCGCTCCGGCACAGGCTGGATCCGGCCAACCTGTGCCTGCTCGGCCTTCGCTCCGTTGATCCGCCCGAGCGCCAGATGATCAAGGATCTCGGTGTCACGGCCCATGACATGCGGGCCATCGACGAGACCGGCATCGCCCGGTTGCTGGCCCCGTTCCTGGAGCGCTGCGCCGCGGCCAACGGCCTGCTGCATGTCAGCCTCGACGTCGATTTCATCGACCCGGACATCGCGCCGGCCGTCGGCACCACCGTGCCGGGCGGCGTGACCTTCCGCGAGGCGCATCTGGTGATGGAGATGCTGCATGACAGCGGCCTCGTCACGTCGCTCGACCTCGTCGAGCTCAACCCTTTCCTGGACGACCGCGGCCGCACTGCACGGCTGATGGTCGACCTGACCGCCAGCCTGTTCGGCCGGCGCATCATGGACCGACCCACCCGGAGTTTCTGA
- a CDS encoding ornithine cyclodeaminase: MAYAPSALALVPFVSVENMLRLVNTVGVETFLTELAGFIEDDFRRWPLFDKTPRVASHSREGVIELMPTADDVSYGFKYVNGHPKNTRTGRQTVTAFGVMAEVETGYPVLITEMTLLTALRTAAMSAVAAKYLAPAEARSMALIGNGAQSEFQALAFKTLIGVDRLRLYDIDHSASLRCARNLSGFGFDVTVCTSPEAAVEGVEIITTATADKQFATILTDNMVASGQHINAVGGDCPGKTELHRDILLRSDIFVEYTPQTRIEGEIQQLRPTHPVTELWQVIAGEAPGRTSAGQTTLFDSVGFAVEDFSALRYVKSLIGRVPAYEMLDLLADPDDPRDLFGMLLRARVELKDLAS; the protein is encoded by the coding sequence ATGGCCTACGCCCCTTCTGCCCTTGCGCTCGTGCCGTTCGTCAGCGTGGAGAACATGCTGCGGCTGGTGAACACGGTCGGCGTCGAGACGTTCCTGACCGAGCTGGCCGGCTTCATCGAGGACGACTTCCGCCGCTGGCCGCTGTTCGACAAGACCCCGCGCGTCGCCTCCCACTCCCGCGAGGGCGTGATCGAGCTGATGCCGACAGCTGACGACGTGTCCTACGGCTTCAAATATGTGAACGGCCATCCCAAGAACACGCGCACCGGCCGGCAGACCGTGACCGCCTTCGGCGTCATGGCCGAGGTCGAGACGGGCTATCCGGTGCTCATCACCGAGATGACGCTGCTCACGGCCCTGCGCACGGCGGCGATGTCGGCGGTTGCGGCCAAATATCTTGCGCCGGCTGAGGCGCGCTCCATGGCGCTGATCGGCAACGGGGCGCAGTCCGAGTTCCAGGCGCTGGCCTTCAAGACGCTCATCGGCGTCGACCGGCTTCGGCTCTATGACATCGACCACTCGGCGAGCCTGCGCTGCGCGCGCAATCTCAGCGGCTTCGGCTTCGACGTGACGGTCTGCACGTCGCCGGAAGCTGCCGTCGAAGGGGTGGAGATCATCACCACGGCCACGGCGGACAAGCAGTTCGCCACGATCCTGACCGACAACATGGTCGCCTCGGGGCAGCACATCAACGCCGTCGGCGGCGACTGTCCGGGCAAGACCGAGTTGCACCGCGACATCCTGCTGCGCTCGGACATCTTCGTGGAATACACGCCCCAGACCCGGATCGAGGGCGAGATCCAGCAGCTTCGGCCAACCCACCCGGTGACCGAGCTGTGGCAGGTCATCGCCGGCGAGGCCCCTGGCCGCACCTCGGCAGGCCAGACCACGCTGTTTGATTCCGTCGGCTTCGCGGTGGAGGACTTCTCGGCGCTGCGCTACGTCAAGTCGCTGATCGGCCGGGTGCCGGCCTACGAGATGCTGGATCTTCTGGCGGACCCCGATGATCCGCGTGACCTGTTCGGCATGCTGCTGCGTGCCCGGGTGGAACTCAAGGATCTGGCGTCCTGA
- a CDS encoding Lrp/AsnC family transcriptional regulator, which yields MLDDTDRALIAVLRRDGRRSISDLALDLGLSRATVRTRLDRLTVSGEIQGFTAVLRNEAQDLPIRAVMLLAIEGKRTDAVIRRITGMPEARTIHSTNGRWDLVIELATPDLAAFDAALNRIRLIEGVSATETSLLLSTLKAKPR from the coding sequence ATGCTCGATGACACCGACCGGGCCCTGATTGCCGTCCTGCGCCGGGACGGGCGACGGTCGATTTCCGATCTTGCACTCGATCTCGGCCTGTCACGGGCGACGGTGCGGACGCGTCTCGACCGGCTGACCGTGTCCGGGGAGATCCAGGGCTTCACGGCGGTGCTGCGGAACGAGGCACAGGACCTGCCGATCCGGGCCGTGATGCTGCTGGCGATCGAGGGCAAGCGGACCGATGCGGTGATCCGGCGCATCACCGGCATGCCGGAAGCCCGTACCATCCATTCCACCAACGGTCGCTGGGACCTGGTGATCGAGCTGGCAACGCCCGACCTGGCCGCCTTCGATGCCGCGCTCAACCGCATCCGCCTGATCGAGGGGGTCTCGGCCACGGAGACGAGCCTGCTGCTCTCGACGCTGAAGGCGAAGCCCCGCTAG
- a CDS encoding nuclear transport factor 2 family protein, protein MDKTLEDLKSVILSYLDALHRSDAALLASVFHDKALYASTTGGDIRFWSMEHYLPIVAARPAPASRGEVNNGRIVSITIAGADAAVAIVEMTLLGRDFTDILSFVREDGRWRIAAKVFDSTPAA, encoded by the coding sequence ATGGACAAGACGCTGGAAGACCTCAAATCCGTCATCCTGTCCTACCTGGACGCGCTGCATCGCAGCGATGCCGCGCTGCTGGCCTCGGTCTTTCACGACAAGGCGCTCTATGCCTCGACCACCGGCGGCGACATCCGCTTCTGGTCCATGGAGCACTACCTGCCCATCGTGGCGGCACGGCCGGCCCCGGCCAGCCGCGGCGAGGTGAACAACGGGCGCATTGTCTCGATCACGATTGCGGGCGCGGACGCTGCCGTCGCCATTGTCGAGATGACGCTGCTCGGGCGCGACTTCACCGACATCCTGTCCTTCGTGCGCGAGGATGGACGCTGGCGGATCGCCGCCAAGGTGTTCGATTCCACACCGGCGGCCTGA